The proteins below come from a single Stomoxys calcitrans chromosome 1, idStoCalc2.1, whole genome shotgun sequence genomic window:
- the LOC106093937 gene encoding endocuticle structural glycoprotein SgAbd-5 translates to MKYFIAFVLCVVSVVFCAPQSDERQAEILRLEADNNGVDKYNFAYDTSNGISRQETGELKTTDEGSAIVVRGSSSWTAPDGKKYEISFYADEFGYHPSFKQLA, encoded by the exons atgaaatacTTTATTGCTTTTGTACTCTGTGTGGTATCGGTGGTCTTTTGTGCTCCTCAGAGCGATGAACGTCAAGCGGAGATATTACGTTTGGAGGCCGATAACAATGGTGTGGATAAATACAATTTTGC TTATGATACCAGCAATGGCATCTCCCGCCAAGAAACCGGTGAGttgaaaaccaccgatgaaggATCTGCCATAGTTGTACGTGGTTCAAGCTCCTGGACTGCTCCTGATGgtaaaaaatacgaaatatccTTTTATGCTGATGAATTTGGATATCATCCATCCTTCAAACAACTTGCTTAG
- the LOC106093936 gene encoding larval cuticle protein 65Ag1-like, whose amino-acid sequence MKFFIVFATLFALALAAPAEVEIIKNESDVGPESFNYAFETSDGVKAAAEGQLNNIGSDNESLAVKGSYTYVGDDGQTYSVQYTADENGFQPQGAHLPVA is encoded by the exons atgaaattcttCATTGTTTTTGCTACCCTCTTTGCTTTGGCTTTGGCCGCACCGGCTGAAGTGGAAATTATAAAAAACGAATCTGACGTGGGTCCTGAATCCTTCAACTATGC TTTCGAAACAAGCGATGGAGTTAAAGCTGCAGCAGAAGGACAATTGAATAATATTGGTTCAGATAATGAATCCTTGGCTGTCAAAGGCTCTTACACCTATGTTGGTGATGATGGTCAAACCTACTCTGTGCAATATACCGCCGATGAAAATGGTTTCCAACCACAGGGTGCCCATTTGCCTGTTGCCTAA